One genomic region from Rosa rugosa chromosome 1, drRosRugo1.1, whole genome shotgun sequence encodes:
- the LOC133741947 gene encoding FCS-Like Zinc finger 17-like, protein MISRFMRRPFKLIKNLVDKQSMNDKTKSSMAAVGLGLLLTQISQGKKSSNIVVKPALRLRIKPAVTDGYSSLRDQQHSCFLKACHLCNKGLSLDKEVYMYRGDIGFCSIVCRDRQIAFDEIRELEASTKKMLAAYRRRSCRSKVLEDVHQQQKRIPSQRTIFAL, encoded by the exons ATGATTTCCAGGTTCATGAGGAGGCCCTTCAAATTGATTAAAAACCTAGTCGATAAGCAAAGCATGAATGATAAGACCAAGAGTTCAATGGCAGCTGTTGGGTTGGGACTTCTCCTTACACAGATTTCACAAGGGAAGAAGTCGTCGAATATCGTTGTGAAACCTGCCTTGAGACTGAGAATCAAACCCGCGGTTACGGATGGCTACAGCTCCCTGCGTGATCAGCAGCACTCGTGTTTTCTTAAAGCATGCCATTTATGCAACAAGGGATTGAGCCTTGATAAAGAGGTCTATATGTACAG AGGGGATATCGGATTTTGCAGCATAGTCTGCCGAGACAGGCAGATTGCttttgatgaaataagagaactAGAGGCTTCCACTAAGAAAATGCTGGCAGCATATAGGCGCCGTTCTTGCAGAAGCAAGGTCTTAGAGGATGTGCATCAGCAACAAAAGCGAATCCCTAGTCAGCGAACAATATTTGCTCTTTGA